A part of uncultured Campylobacter sp. genomic DNA contains:
- the map gene encoding type I methionyl aminopeptidase produces MAILLKTKKDLEGLRAANRIVAQALDYAASFIKPGLSLLEVDKKIDDFITSKGAYPAFKGLYGFPNAACLSLNEVIIHGIPDETILQEGDILGVDLGSKLNGYFGDSARTLPVGKISKADEDLIACSKDTLEFAIKTIRVGMHFKELSFEIEKFIRARGFVPLYGFCGHGIGKHPHEEPEIPNYLEGNNPKSGPKIKNGMVFCIEPMICQKDGTPVIAEDKWSTRSKDELRTSHYEHCMAVFDGKVEVLSVA; encoded by the coding sequence ATGGCAATTTTGCTTAAAACAAAAAAAGATTTAGAAGGGCTGCGTGCGGCGAACAGGATCGTCGCGCAAGCCCTTGATTATGCAGCTTCATTCATAAAACCGGGTCTTAGCCTGCTCGAAGTCGATAAGAAGATCGACGATTTCATCACATCCAAGGGTGCGTACCCGGCTTTTAAAGGGCTATACGGCTTTCCAAACGCCGCTTGCCTCTCGTTAAACGAAGTCATCATTCACGGCATCCCAGACGAAACGATCTTGCAGGAGGGCGATATCTTAGGCGTCGATTTGGGCTCGAAGCTAAACGGATATTTCGGTGACAGCGCACGCACCCTGCCCGTCGGTAAAATTTCAAAAGCCGACGAAGATCTCATCGCATGCAGTAAGGATACGCTGGAGTTTGCCATCAAAACGATCAGGGTAGGGATGCACTTCAAAGAGCTAAGCTTCGAGATCGAGAAATTTATCCGCGCGCGCGGCTTCGTGCCGCTATACGGCTTCTGCGGCCACGGCATCGGCAAGCACCCGCACGAAGAGCCTGAGATCCCAAACTATCTAGAGGGCAACAATCCAAAATCAGGCCCCAAAATCAAAAACGGCATGGTTTTTTGCATCGAGCCGATGATCTGCCAAAAGGACGGCACGCCGGTCATCGCCGAGGATAAGTGGAGCACGAGAAGCAAGGACGAACTTCGCACTAGCCACTATGAGCACTGCATGGCGGTTTTCGATGGTAAGGTAGAAGTCCTAAGCGTCGCGTAG